The Bradyrhizobium sp. CCBAU 051011 DNA segment CCTCGCGGATCAGGGCGAGGGCCTTCTGCTGCCGCTCCTTCGGCGTCAAGAGATCGTGCGCCTCGAACATCTCGGCGATCTGGTCGCCGATCCGCATCAATGGATTGAGCGCCGTCATCGGCTCCTGGAACACCATGGCGATGCCGCGCCCGCGCAGCGCAAGCCATTCCGCAGCGCCGAGCGACAAGAGGTTCTTTCCGTCGAACAGAATCTCTCCGGATTCGGCCCTCACCGTATCTGGCAGCAGCCCCATCAGCGCGTGGGCGCACATCGACTTGCCGGACCCGGATTCGCCGACCACGCAGAGGATTTTTCCGGCTGATAGTTCGAACGAGACCCCGTCCACGGCGTAAGCGCGGTCACCGCCCGGCGGCAGCGCGAGCTTCAGGTTCTTGACGACGACGGTCATGCTCAGCGTCCCCCTTTGGCCAGGCGAGGGTTGAGCGCGTCGTTGAGGCCTTCGCCGATCAGGTTCAGCGCCAGCACCGAGACCAGAATGGCGATGCCGGGGAATACCGTGATCCACCAGGCCTGACGGATAACGGTGCGGCCGGCGCCGACCATGTAGCCCCACGACATCAGGTTCGGGTCGCCGAGGCCGAGGAAGGAGAGCGAGGATTCCAGCAGGATCGCGGTCGCCACCATCAGCGAGGCAAGCACGATGACAGGAGAAAGCGCATTCGGCAGGATCTCGCGCCAGATGATCCACCAATTGGTCTGTCCCGTCACGACCGCCGCCTGGACATATTCGCGCGTGCGCAACGACAGCACCTCGCCGCGCACCAGCCGTGCCACTGGCGGCCAGCTCACTATGGCGATGGCCGCGACGATCGAGACGATGGACGGCTGCATGATTGCGACGAGGACGATCGCGAGCGCAAAACTAGGCACGGTCTGGAAGAACTCGGTGAAGCGCATCAGGGCATCGTCGACTTTGCCGCCGAAATATCCGGCTGTCGCGCCGAGCGGGATGCCGACGGCGAGCGAAGCCAGTGTCGAGATCAGGCCGACCAGCAGCGAGACGCGCGCGCCGTAGATGATGCCGGCCATGACATCACGGCCGAGCGCGTCGGTGCCGAGTGGAAAGCCTGATAGCGTGAACGGCGGCAGGAATGGCCGCTGCACCATGCGCCACGGCGAGGTCGGAAACAGCAGGGGACCGAACAGGGCGATGATCACCGCGATGGAAAGGATCGCGATACCGATCATGCCGCCGGGATTGCGCAACAGCACGCGCGAGGCCTGTTTCATGATGCGAACTCGATGCGGGGATCGACGGAGCGATAGACCAGGTCCGTGATCAGGTTGAAGGCCAGCACCATCGCCGAGCACACGACGAAGACGCCGAGCAAGAGATTGTAGTCGCGCTGCAGCAGCGCCTCGTACATCAGCCGGCCGATGCCCGGCCATGCGAACACGGTCTCGGTCAGCACCGCGCCGCCCACCAGCGTTCCGGCCTGCAGGCCGGCGAGGGTGACGACCGGCAAAAGCGCGTTGCGCAGCACGTGTCGGCGCTGGATCACCGCATCCGACAGGCCCTTGGCGCGCGCCGTCTTGACGAAGTCGAGCCGGTTGACTTCGAGCATCGAGGCGCGGGTCATGCGGGCGTAGGTGGCCATGAAGAACAGGCCGATGGTGGTGGCCGGCAGGATCAGATGGGCGGCGACGTCGAGCACATGCGCCAGCCCGGTGTAGCCTGCGCCGACCGTCTCGTAGCCAAAACTCGGCAGCCAATCCATCGTGACTGAAAACAGCAGGATCGCCATCAGCGCGACCCAGAACAGCGGCGTGGCATAGAAGATCAGGGCGGCGACCGTGATCGCGGTGTCAGCCCAGGTGCCGGCAAACCGGGCTGCCAATGCGCCGAACAGGATGCCGAAGGCGAGCGAGATTGCGAACGCGGTCCCCGTCAGGAGCAGGGTCGCCGGAAGGCGATCGAGGATCAGTTTCGACACCGGCATCTGCTGGCGAAACGAGAATCCGAGATCGAGGCTGAGAATGCCTTTGACATAGAGAAAGAGTTGCACCGGCAGCGGCTGGTCGAGCCCGAACTTCTCGCGCAGTTGAGCGATGAAGAGCTGGTCGCCCGCGCCGGCTTCGCCGGCCATCACCACCGCCGGATCACCCGGCGCCATGCGGATCAGGAAGAAGTTGAGCACGACGAGCGCGAGAAGGACGATGACGGCCTTCGCGATCCGCTGGGCGATGAAGGAAATCATGAGCTGTCGAGGGCGTTGGAGGTGCGGTATCCGGGCGTCAGACTTGAGGCCTGACGCCCGATGAGTGGGGAATTACTTCTCGATCCAGGCGTCGCGGAAACCGTCGTTCACGCCGATGCCTGTTGTGACCAGGTTTTTGACGCCGCAGCGCGTGATCGTGGGGAATTGCAGTTCGAGCATCCATGCCACCGGCACGTCCTCGACCAGAATCTTCTGCGCCTTGGCGTAGATCTCTTCACGCGCCGCATCGGGGAAGGCCACCGCGCCGTCGGCGAACAGCTTGTCGATCTCGGGATTCGAATAGCCTTCGACGTTGTTGAACGGCGAGCCCTTGGCGATCTGGCTGGAGACATAGTTGCGGCCGACGCCGAGCGCGGGATCGCCGTACTGATAGAGATAGGTGAAGGCGATATCGTAGTCCCATTCTGAGACCTTCTGGTTCCAGCCGGGCACGTCGGTCGCGATCATTTCGACATTGATCCCGACGTCCTGCAGGTTCTGGCGAACCATCTCGGCCCAGCGCTGCCACGTCTCGCCATAGGGCAGGGGCAGCATGCGAACCTTCTCGCCTTTGTAGCCGGCTTCCTTGAGCAGGGCCTTTGCCTTGGCGGGATCGTAATCGTATTTCGGCACCGCGCCCGTGTAGTACTTGATTGCCGAGCCGGACGGACCGGTGGCGACCTTGCCGAGGCCGTTCCAGACCACGTCCTTGGCCATGTTGCGATCGATCGCAAACATCAGCGCCTGGCGGAATTTCTTGTTCGCTGTGGGACCCGAGCGGTTGTTGAGCCAGAGCCAGGAATGCGGGCTGAAGAATTCCCAGCCCGCGCCGGTGACGCAGGTGTTCTTCAACTTACTCAGGCGCGGCACGTCGAAGTTTTCCACCGAGCCGCCCGGCAGCACGTCGACCTTGCCGGTCTCGTAGGCGACTGAGCGCGCGGCGGCGTCCGGAATCACGTGCCAATAGATCTCGTCGATGTTCGGCTTGCCCTTGACGTGGTAGTTCGGATTCTTGACGAGGCGGATGAACGAGCCCTTCTGCCATTCCTTGAACATGAAGGGACCGGTGCCAATGGGCGTGTTGTTGGCTGGGTTGGACTTGAAATCGGTGCCTTCATAGATGTGCTTCGGGATCATCGGCAGCGAGCCGACTTCGAAGATGCCGATGAACGGGCCGAATGGCTGCTTCAGCGTGAAGACGACGGTCGATTCGTCCGGCGCTTCCACCTTGTCGAGCTGAACCAGATTGCCCCGGGCGCGCGCGTGCGTCTGCTTCAGGAATTCGATCGAGAACAGGACGTCGGCTGACGTGAACGGCTTTCCGTCATGCCAAGTCACGCCCTTCACGAGCTTGAACGTGTAGACCTTGCCATCCTCGCTGACCGACCAGCTTTCGGCGAGGCCGGGCAGGGGATCGAGCTTGGGGCTGTAGCGCAGCAGGCCTTCATAGATGTTGCCGGCCACCATCTGGGTCGGACCGTTCTGCACCAGACCGACCATCAGGCTCGGCGGCTCCGGCTGGATCACGGCGTTGACGACTCCGCCTGCTTTCGGCCCCTCGGCCATTGCGGTCGTACTCAGCACGCACATCGTGGCGAGACTTATCAAAATCCTACGCTTGGACATCGCATACCTCGTTTAAAGAAAAAGGGGCTTCGCGCTCTCACATCGTCAAGCGCGTCGTCAGTTCGCAAAATCGGGATCGGTCCGTTCCAGCATCCGCTTGAAGGCGGCCCATTCGCTGTCGGGCACGCCGTTGAGCTCGATCGCATCGTAGAAAGTCGCATACTGGCCGGCCGTCTTGTGGGCCACCGCGTCAGAAAGCTCGATGATCTCGGCGCCGGATGACTGGACGGCGAGCTGGGCGCGGCAGGAGCGCTCCAGGTTATGCATCAGCTTGAACGCTTCGGCGACCGAGCGCCCGCAGGTCAGCATGCCGTGATTGCGCAACACCATCACGAACTTGTCGCCGAGATCGGCGACGAGGCGCGAACGCTCATCCAGATCGAGCGCGATGCCTTCGTAGTCGTGATAGGCGAGGCAGCCGCTGAACTGCAGCGACCATTGATTGAGCGGCAGCAGCCCCCGCTTCTGGCAGGCGACGGCGATGCCCGACACCGTGTGCGTGTGCAGGACGCAGATGGCATCATGCCGCGCGGCATGGATGGCACTGTGAATCGTGAAGCCCGCCGGGTTGATGCCGAGCCCCAGGGGATCGTCGATGACGTTTCCGTCAAGGTCGACTGTCACCAGGTTGGATGCAGTCACTTCCTCGAAACGCAGCCCATAGGGATTGATCAGGAAGCGGTCGTTTCGGCCCGGAAGCCGCACCGAAATGTGGGTGTAGATGCTGTCGTCGAGACCAAGCCGGTGAATCAGCCGGTAGGCCGCGGCGAGGTCGATCCGGATTTGGAGGGTCTGGTCGTCCATCGCCGGCCATGCCTTCGCGGTGGTGTGGGCTGCGCTTGTCATTTCCGCCTTCACTGAGTTTCAACATTTTCAGCTTGCGTGCGGCACAGCATTTGGGCAAGATTAAACTGTCGACAATCGACGATTAAAAAATATGCACGGACTGGCGCGGGTTTAGCCGATGCGGCCTATGTCTCTTCCAGTTGGATTACCGGCGATCGCGGACAGCGATCTGGTCGGCCAGATCGCGCGCATCCTGATGCAGGCCATTGTTCAGGGGCGCCTGCCGCCAGGCTCGAAGGTGGTCGAAGCGGGGATTGCCCGCGAGCTAGGCGTCAGCCGTGCGCCGGTGCGCGAGGCAGCGCGGCTTCTGGAGAAACAGGGCCTCTTGGTCGCGAGCCCGCGGCGCGGCTTCTTTGTCCGCAAACTCGAAATCAGGAACATCGACGAAATCTACGATTTGCGTCTGTGCATCGAACGGCACGCCAGCGTGCTGGCGGCGCGGCGCCTGACGCCGGAGTCGCGCGATATGCTGCGGCGGCAGATCGACGTTCTGCACAGGACCGCAGATCTCGAAGACCCCGCCCGGCAGGTGGAGGAGGACTATCGTTTTCACCGGCTGATCTTCGAAATTGCTGATAACCGCCGCCTGCTGCGGCTGTTCGATGATCTCGCGGCAGAACTGCGCATGGTGATCGGGCTGATCGGCCGCCTCTATGATGACCCGCACGAGATCGCGCGGACGCATGAGCCGCTGTTGGCAGCGATCGAAGCCGGTCATCCCGAGCGCATCACCGCGCATGTCGACTACCATATCGGTCACGCCTGGCGCGAAGTCGGTAAGCTGGTGCGAGAGCTTGCGCCGCCGGCCGGCAATATCGCTGAACCGCCGAGCGGGATTCTCATTCCAACCAACGGAGTAACCGTGTGAAGGCCGTCTACACCGAACTGCATCGCAGCCACGATCCGCAATTCTTTCTGGTGCGCGGCGTGATCAAGCGCACCACCGAGCAGCCCGAACGCGCCGACCGGTTGCTGGCGGGGCTGAAGGCCGGCAAGCACACCCTGGTCGAGCCGACGCTGTTCGGTCAGGGCCCGCGCGCGCGGGTGCACAGCGCGGAATATCTGCGCTTCATGGAGGAGGCCTGGGACGCCTGGGTCGCGCTCGGCGATTCCGGTTCGGAAATGATTCCCAACGTCCACCCCGTTCGCTACGGCGCGACGTATCCAACGCATATCGTCGGCCGCCTCGGCTGGCACGCGGCGGATACGGGCGCTCCGATCGGCAAGGGCACTTACGCTGCCGCCTGCGCCGCCACCGATGTGGCCACGACCGCGGCGCAACTCGTCATGGACGGCGAAGACGCGGTTTATGCGCTGTGCCGGCCGCCGGGTCATCATGCCTATGCCGATATGTCGGGCGGCTTCTGTTTCTTCAACAACAGTGCGGTGGCTGCGGCGCAGCTTCGGCTCACGCATGAGCGCGTCGCAATCCTCGACGTCGACGTGCATCACGGCAACGGCACGCAGGGTATCTTCTATGAACGGCCGGACGTTCTCACTGTGTCGATTCACGCCGATCCCGTCTTCTTTTATCCCTACGTCTGGGGATATGCGCATGAACGCGGCGCGGGCAACGGATTGGGCGCAAATCTCAACATCCCGCTGCCGAAGGGCACCGGAGATGACGACTACATCAAGGCGCTTGGTGACGCCGAGAAAACCATCCGCGCGTTTGCGCCCGGCGCGCTGGTGGTGGCGCTCGGCCTCGATGCTTCCGAGCACGATCCGCTCGCCGGCCTTGCGGTGACCACGGCGGGCTTCCGTCGCATCGGCGCCGCGATCGCGCGGCTCGGCTTGCCGACGGTTTTCGTTCAGGAGGGCGGTTATCTCTCCGATATTCTCGGCGCCAATCTCACCGCGGTGCTCGGCGGCTTCGAAGAAGCCCGCTAGCCCGCGCATCGATGCTCCTGCCACGCCTGCTTGCAGGTGTGGCACGATGTCCTGACGTCCAAATCTCGACATTGGCCAGGGGCCGATCTAGGCTCGGGGCACGATGCAGCGAAGAACGGGCCGAATGTTTGATGCCTTACGGGCTCTGCTGGCTCCGTTCTGGAGCTGTTCCCGGGGGCGGACGGCTGCGCAGCGCGATGCGACCGACCGTTCTGCCTCGCCGCTTTTGATCTACGTCGCCGCCGCTCTTTTCTTGCTGCTGTCGATTCTCGTGATCGATCTGTACCGCGATGAATTGCAAGCGCTCGGCCTTGTCGACGGAGCGGAGCAGGTCAATCCGGTCTTCATGAGCCCGTGAATTGCCGACGCGCGTGCGTCTATTCGATGACGATGCGCGGCGGCGGCCGATGTGCCGCGCCGGTGACAATAGCGGTCCAGATGTCGCGCGCGATGGCAATGTAATGCCTGGCGTGGATGCCGTCGGGCTCTACCGCGACGATCGGGCGGCCCTCGTCTGAGGTCTGGCGGATCTGCATATCCAGCGGGATTTCGCCGAGATAGGGAATGCCGCGGCTTTCGGCTTCCGTCCGCGCGCCGCCGTGACCGAAGATCGGCGTGACGTGGTTGCAGGTCGGGCAGCAGAAGCTCGACATGTTTTCGATCACGCCCAGAATCGGGATGCTCACCTTCTGAAACATCGCGATGCCGCGCCGCGCGTCGATCAGGGCGAGGTCCTGCGGCGTCGAGACGATGACGGCGCCGGCGAGCGGCGCCTGTTGCGCCATGGTGAGTTGCGCATCGCCGGTGCCCGGCGGCAGGTCGACGACGAGAATGTCGAGATCGTTCCATGCGACTTCGCGCAGCAACTGCGTAATGGCCGAGATCACCATCGGCCCGCGCCAGATCATGGCGTTGTCTTCCTCGACCAGAAAGCCGATCGACATCACCTTGACGCCGAATCGCTCCAATGGCTCCAGCATGCGCGGCCCGAGCTGGCGCGGTTTGCCGCGCAGTCCGAACAGTTTTTGTTGCGACGGACCGTAGATATCGGCGTCGAGAATGCCGGTCTTCAGTCCGAGCGCGGCAAAGCCGAGCGCGAGGTTGCAGGAGGTGGTGGACTTGCCGACGCCGCCCTTGCCGGAGGCAACCGCGATGACATGCTTGACGCCGGGAATGCCTGCCGCTTTCGACGTCGCGCGGGCCTTCAGATCTGGCGGGGTGGCGGGCACTGGCTGCTCACGATCCAAGCGGATCGTCCTTCTTTGCTTCGCGCGCGCGCAAATAATCTTCGGTCGACATGACAGGCGGGCGCTGCGGCACCGCATGCGGGTCGAAGCTTTCGTTCACCACGGCTTCGACGCGGCAATCCGCGCACATCTTGATGACGTCGAGACGTTTCGCATTGGCGCCCTGGAACATCCAGTGCCGCTCGCCGCCGAGTTTGGCCAGCACGCGATCGATCGAGCTCTTGGTGCCAAAGGGCTTGCCGCACGCGATGCAGTTGAACGGCTCTTCCTCCTTCAGCACGCGCTGCGGCGTATTCCAGGCCTGGAAGTCCAGACGCGGCTCGATGCTGATGACTTTCTCGGGGCAGGTGGATTGGCACAGCCCGCACTGCACGCACAGGCTTTCAGTGAAGCGCAGCATCGCGCGATCGGGATTGTCCGATAGCGCACCGGTCGGGCAGGCGGTGACGCAGGCGTGGCACAGCGTGCAGCCGTCTACATTCAGGTTCACGGTGCCGAACGGCGCGCCGGGCGCCAGCGGCACGACGTCGACCGGCGTGGGAGCTGCGAGGTGAAGCTCGCGAAACGTCGTCTCCAGCACGCCGCGCTTCGCGCCTCGCGGCATGAAGCCGGCCGGCCTTTGCGTGGCGATCCCGCGAGGGGCGCTATCCAGCGCGGCGCGCAGTTGGTCCGGATCGTCGGTCTCGATGATCCGGACCAGGCCGGTGCCGAAGCCGAGCGCCGAGATGATGGTGTCCGATGTTTCGGCCGCACGGCGAAGGGCTGTAATATCGTGGCGCGGCTTGGCGCGCGTCAGCAGCGCGGCGCCGCAGCCGCCATAGGCGAACACGGAAGCAATGATCTCCGGCCCGATCTGCGTCACCTCGTTGACACGCAGCGGCAGGACGTTGGCCGGCAAGCCGTCGCCGAACCGCGCCAGCGCATCGATGATGTCCTCGCCGTGCTCGCCGTCGTGAAACAACACCACCGCATCGCTGCCGCCGGCCTTGCGATAGGTCTGCAGCAGCGTCCGCAGCCGCCGCATCAGGGCGTCCGCGCTCGGCAATGCGTAGGACGCAGCACCCGTTGGGCACACGGAAGCGCAGGAGCCGCAACCGGCGCAGACATTGGCGTCGATCGCAACCGCGTTGCCGTTCGGTGTGATCGCGCCGGTCGGACACAAATCGAGGCAGCGCGTGCATCCGGTGATGGACGAGCGCGAATGCGCGCAGAGCGACGGTTCGAAATTGACAAAGCGCGGTTTATCGAAAGTGCCGACCATGTTACCGGCATCCGCGATCGCGCGTTCGACGGCGGCCTTGTCGCGCGGATCGGCGCGCAAATAACCGGGGCGCAATTCATGCGCGGGAAACAGCGGCGTTCCGCCCGAGAGATCGAGGATCAGATCGCAGGTCGACGTCGCGCCATCGCGCGAAGGCCCGAACACGAGCTTTGCGCGCGAGGACGGGGACGGCAGCGCGTAATCGTCGATCGCAAGCTCGAATTGCCCGAGATGGCCGCGGGCGTTGCGGATCGTGCCCTTGAGCACGGGAAATTCGTTCGCGCGCCGTGGGGTCACGTCGCCGGGTTTGGTCAGAAGCACAGTGATGTCGAGCCGGTCGGCGAGACGTTGGGCTGCCTCGATTGCGATTTCATCCCGGCCATAGATCAGCGCAACGCCGCTGCTCTCAAGCGTTACCAGCTGTAGCGGCGGCATCTCTTCGCTTGCCGCCGCGATCAGCGCGGCGGCTTTCGGACCGGCGGAAGCGGCATCCTTCGACCAGCCGCCGGTCTCGCGGATGTTGACGAAGGTGAGCTCGGCTTGCGGCGAATTTTCCGCGACTTCCCGAAACAATGGCGCTTCCTGGGTGCAGGCAACCGTGATCGGCGTGCCTGCGGCGAGCGCCTCCTTGAAGCGGTCGAGATCGAGGCCGCAAAGCTGGTTCGCCTGCGTGATCTTGGCCGTGCAGCCACGGCCGATCGCTTCCGCATCGAGCGGCATGGTCTTCTCGCAACTGCAAATCAGGAGACGAGACGTCGCCGCACTCATTTTGAACTACCTTGAACCTTTGCTCCAAGCGAGGCGGTTGCTTCACCCCGTGGTTCTGCGGTAACCGCTCGGGCGGATATCTGCAAGATAGATATAAGGCCGCTCGCGCTGCCAGCTAGTGCGGGATAGCATACACAAGCGGCCTGAAGCCATGAGGGAATAGTTCTTCGTGATCGCTCGTCTCGGGGATACGGAACAGACGCTCGATCTGCCGCCCGGTTATACTTTGGTCGCGTTGCGCGAGCTCGGCGACGCCTTTGCCCATGCGCGCGAGATCGCGGCGGAGGCGGGAGCCGGGACGCTGGTATGGGTGCGCCGCTACGATCTGGTCGAGTTCGCGGTGGTGCTTGAGCCGGACGAGCCGCTCAGCTCGGCGCGCCGGGCGTTCTTTGCCGGCATGAATGCGCTGGCGGATGCGATCGCCGCCCATTGTCCGCCGGAACGCGAGGTCGCGTTCGATTGGCCCGACGCTATCAGGTTCGACGCCGGGTTGCTCGGCGGCGGACGACTGGCCTGGCCTTCGGATTGCGCCGAAGACGAGGTGCCGGGCTGGCTCGTGTTCGGCGTGATCCTGCGCGCGGCCGCCATGGCGCATATCCCGGAGGTGCAGGCCGCCTCCGGCGTGTCCCTGCTGAGCGAAGGTTTCGAGATGGTAGAGACCGATGCGATCATCGAAAGCTTCAGCCGCCATTTGATGACCGCGTTCGACCGCTGGAAAGAGCGCGGCTTCGAGGCGATCGCGCGGGACTATCTGGAGCGGCTTCCCAAGAACAAAGCCGGTGAGCGCCGCGGCATCGACGTCAATGGCGATCTTCTGGTGAGGCCGCCTGCCGGCAGCGCAGCGCCGGAGCGGAGCAGCCTCGTGGATGCGCTGGCGAGGGCCAGTTGGTATGATCCGCAGGCGCGGGGTCCGAAATTCGAATGAGGCGGACATGTTGAAGTTTCCGCGAACCATCAGGCTGGACCCGTCCGATACCTTTGTTTTCGAGCGAGCGGCGGAACCCGGCGAATGGGCGGTTTCCGGCGCGTTCATATACTGGAACCGGGATCCGGCGACGCTTGGCCAGAAGCAGCGCGTGGCGCTCCGTTCGGGCTTTCTTGGGATCGACAGTCTCGGATGGTCGACCCTTGCCGTCGTCACCGAAGCAACCGAAGCGGAACGGCAGGCGATGATCGAGCGGCTCGCCGGGCATTTGATGGATAAATTCGGCGCGCCTGATGCGCATGCCGCGCGTCTTGCGGCCGAGGAGGAGATCGCGTTCGCAGGCTCGCTCTGCGATCATCCGCCGCAGACCCTGCTGGCCGTGCAGCGCAGCGTCGAGAATGGCGAAATCCGCGAACGCTTTCGGACGCTGAAGCCGCGCTTAGGTGCCGCAGATGCCGACCGGTTGCACGCCCATGCCAGCGCCTTTACCTTCCATGAAGTCGAAGGCGATGATGAACCTGCTGATGAGGTCGATCTTCGCGGACTAATCAGAACCGACGGCAAGACGACGGATCGTACATGAGAGAATTCTGGGTCGCCTCGGGCCATCACCTCACGCGCCGCGCCGATCATGGCGGGCTGGTGGCGACGCCCGAGCTTATCATGGCCTATCTGGCGCGGCCTGAATTGCTGCCCCCGGCCGACGCCTGCGAGGCCGAGCTACACCTGCATGAGAGCCTGATGGCCGATCCGCTGCGCCCGGTGTCAGGCGCCGATATCGCCGCGCTCGCCGACGCGGATGCGCGCGAAAACTGGGCCTTCATGGTGAATTTCCGCGACCGGCTGATGGCTGCGCCGTCGCTGGAGGCGGTTTATGTCGCACTGGCCCGCAAGGGGGCCGGCGATCTGCCGCCGATCTTCCTGTCGCAATTGTGCCACCTGATCCTGCGCAACGCGCTCGAAGGCTGCGACGATCCTTATATCTTGCGGGCGGCCGAACTGTTCTATCGCAGCCAGCTCGCGGCCATTCACGAAGGCACGTTGCTGCTGGCCGATGCCGAGGTGATCGAGGCCGAGCAGCATGCCCAGCACGACCTGCATTCATCGCCGCTGACGGCCATGCTGCAGCAGCCGAAGTCCTTTGGCGAGATGGATGTCATGGACGACGAAAACGCCTGGACCTATTGGTCGCGGTCGGATGCGCATGCGATGGTCATGAATCTTGGCGGCAACAAGAAAGCGCGCGCCGGGCTGTGCCGGGTCATCGAGCGCTGGATTGCTCATTTGCTGGGTATTACCGTCAACGTCGAAACAATTGCCTCGATCGAGGATCGCGACTGGCGCTGGTTCATCGGCCTCGACAGCGAGGCGACGCGGATCGGCAATGCGCTGTGGCGCGGCGAGCGGCTGGAGGGCGGCGTCGCCGAGCGCATCGTGGCCTTGATGCGGCTGACATTCGAAGATGCGCGGCTGGTGGATGAGCGGGTCGGCAACAAGCCCGTCTATCTCATCCTCGCCATGGGCGCGGACAAGGTGGTGCGGCTAAAGCCGCAAAATCTGGTTGCGGGTCTGCCGCTTGCGGCGACTGCGAACGCCACATGATCCACCGAAGGGAGGGTCTGGTATGACCGAAGCATCCCGGCAGGTCGGCGTGGTGGTGCGACGCCGTTCGATCGACAATCCCTGGATCGACCAGTTGTGGTCGCCGGCGATGATTCTGGATGAGGTGCCAGCGACCGCGCCATGGACCGCGCTGTCCACCGAGGCCGATGCGACGACATATTATGCGGGGGCGGCCAGCATCGATCTCTTCAGTGCGGAGACGGCGAATTATCGCGATAACCTCGCCGACGGCGCGCCG contains these protein-coding regions:
- a CDS encoding ABC transporter permease; amino-acid sequence: MKQASRVLLRNPGGMIGIAILSIAVIIALFGPLLFPTSPWRMVQRPFLPPFTLSGFPLGTDALGRDVMAGIIYGARVSLLVGLISTLASLAVGIPLGATAGYFGGKVDDALMRFTEFFQTVPSFALAIVLVAIMQPSIVSIVAAIAIVSWPPVARLVRGEVLSLRTREYVQAAVVTGQTNWWIIWREILPNALSPVIVLASLMVATAILLESSLSFLGLGDPNLMSWGYMVGAGRTVIRQAWWITVFPGIAILVSVLALNLIGEGLNDALNPRLAKGGR
- a CDS encoding ABC transporter permease, yielding MISFIAQRIAKAVIVLLALVVLNFFLIRMAPGDPAVVMAGEAGAGDQLFIAQLREKFGLDQPLPVQLFLYVKGILSLDLGFSFRQQMPVSKLILDRLPATLLLTGTAFAISLAFGILFGALAARFAGTWADTAITVAALIFYATPLFWVALMAILLFSVTMDWLPSFGYETVGAGYTGLAHVLDVAAHLILPATTIGLFFMATYARMTRASMLEVNRLDFVKTARAKGLSDAVIQRRHVLRNALLPVVTLAGLQAGTLVGGAVLTETVFAWPGIGRLMYEALLQRDYNLLLGVFVVCSAMVLAFNLITDLVYRSVDPRIEFAS
- a CDS encoding ABC transporter substrate-binding protein — its product is MCVLSTTAMAEGPKAGGVVNAVIQPEPPSLMVGLVQNGPTQMVAGNIYEGLLRYSPKLDPLPGLAESWSVSEDGKVYTFKLVKGVTWHDGKPFTSADVLFSIEFLKQTHARARGNLVQLDKVEAPDESTVVFTLKQPFGPFIGIFEVGSLPMIPKHIYEGTDFKSNPANNTPIGTGPFMFKEWQKGSFIRLVKNPNYHVKGKPNIDEIYWHVIPDAAARSVAYETGKVDVLPGGSVENFDVPRLSKLKNTCVTGAGWEFFSPHSWLWLNNRSGPTANKKFRQALMFAIDRNMAKDVVWNGLGKVATGPSGSAIKYYTGAVPKYDYDPAKAKALLKEAGYKGEKVRMLPLPYGETWQRWAEMVRQNLQDVGINVEMIATDVPGWNQKVSEWDYDIAFTYLYQYGDPALGVGRNYVSSQIAKGSPFNNVEGYSNPEIDKLFADGAVAFPDAAREEIYAKAQKILVEDVPVAWMLELQFPTITRCGVKNLVTTGIGVNDGFRDAWIEK
- a CDS encoding class II aldolase/adducin family protein, with translation MDDQTLQIRIDLAAAYRLIHRLGLDDSIYTHISVRLPGRNDRFLINPYGLRFEEVTASNLVTVDLDGNVIDDPLGLGINPAGFTIHSAIHAARHDAICVLHTHTVSGIAVACQKRGLLPLNQWSLQFSGCLAYHDYEGIALDLDERSRLVADLGDKFVMVLRNHGMLTCGRSVAEAFKLMHNLERSCRAQLAVQSSGAEIIELSDAVAHKTAGQYATFYDAIELNGVPDSEWAAFKRMLERTDPDFAN
- a CDS encoding GntR family transcriptional regulator; its protein translation is MSLPVGLPAIADSDLVGQIARILMQAIVQGRLPPGSKVVEAGIARELGVSRAPVREAARLLEKQGLLVASPRRGFFVRKLEIRNIDEIYDLRLCIERHASVLAARRLTPESRDMLRRQIDVLHRTADLEDPARQVEEDYRFHRLIFEIADNRRLLRLFDDLAAELRMVIGLIGRLYDDPHEIARTHEPLLAAIEAGHPERITAHVDYHIGHAWREVGKLVRELAPPAGNIAEPPSGILIPTNGVTV
- a CDS encoding histone deacetylase family protein, with protein sequence MKAVYTELHRSHDPQFFLVRGVIKRTTEQPERADRLLAGLKAGKHTLVEPTLFGQGPRARVHSAEYLRFMEEAWDAWVALGDSGSEMIPNVHPVRYGATYPTHIVGRLGWHAADTGAPIGKGTYAAACAATDVATTAAQLVMDGEDAVYALCRPPGHHAYADMSGGFCFFNNSAVAAAQLRLTHERVAILDVDVHHGNGTQGIFYERPDVLTVSIHADPVFFYPYVWGYAHERGAGNGLGANLNIPLPKGTGDDDYIKALGDAEKTIRAFAPGALVVALGLDASEHDPLAGLAVTTAGFRRIGAAIARLGLPTVFVQEGGYLSDILGANLTAVLGGFEEAR
- a CDS encoding 4Fe-4S binding protein, which produces MPLDAEAIGRGCTAKITQANQLCGLDLDRFKEALAAGTPITVACTQEAPLFREVAENSPQAELTFVNIRETGGWSKDAASAGPKAAALIAAASEEMPPLQLVTLESSGVALIYGRDEIAIEAAQRLADRLDITVLLTKPGDVTPRRANEFPVLKGTIRNARGHLGQFELAIDDYALPSPSSRAKLVFGPSRDGATSTCDLILDLSGGTPLFPAHELRPGYLRADPRDKAAVERAIADAGNMVGTFDKPRFVNFEPSLCAHSRSSITGCTRCLDLCPTGAITPNGNAVAIDANVCAGCGSCASVCPTGAASYALPSADALMRRLRTLLQTYRKAGGSDAVVLFHDGEHGEDIIDALARFGDGLPANVLPLRVNEVTQIGPEIIASVFAYGGCGAALLTRAKPRHDITALRRAAETSDTIISALGFGTGLVRIIETDDPDQLRAALDSAPRGIATQRPAGFMPRGAKRGVLETTFRELHLAAPTPVDVVPLAPGAPFGTVNLNVDGCTLCHACVTACPTGALSDNPDRAMLRFTESLCVQCGLCQSTCPEKVISIEPRLDFQAWNTPQRVLKEEEPFNCIACGKPFGTKSSIDRVLAKLGGERHWMFQGANAKRLDVIKMCADCRVEAVVNESFDPHAVPQRPPVMSTEDYLRAREAKKDDPLGS
- a CDS encoding biotin/lipoate--protein ligase family protein, with product MIARLGDTEQTLDLPPGYTLVALRELGDAFAHAREIAAEAGAGTLVWVRRYDLVEFAVVLEPDEPLSSARRAFFAGMNALADAIAAHCPPEREVAFDWPDAIRFDAGLLGGGRLAWPSDCAEDEVPGWLVFGVILRAAAMAHIPEVQAASGVSLLSEGFEMVETDAIIESFSRHLMTAFDRWKERGFEAIARDYLERLPKNKAGERRGIDVNGDLLVRPPAGSAAPERSSLVDALARASWYDPQARGPKFE